Proteins found in one Panthera tigris isolate Pti1 chromosome B3, P.tigris_Pti1_mat1.1, whole genome shotgun sequence genomic segment:
- the NDRG2 gene encoding protein NDRG2 isoform X2: MAELQEVQITEEKPLLPGQTPEVAKTHSVETPYGSVTFTVYGTPKPKRPAILTYHDVGLNYKSCFQPLFQFGDMQEIIQNFVRVHVDAPGMEEGAPVFPLGYQYPSLDQLADMIPCILQYLNFSTIIGVGVGAGAYILSRYALTHPDTVEGLVLINIDPNAKGWMDWAAHKLTGLTSSIPEMILGHLFSQEELSGNSELIQKYRNIITHAPNLENIELYWNSYNNRRDLNLERGGAVTLKCPVMLVVGDQAPHEDAVVECNSKLDPTQTSFLKMADSGGQPQLTQPGKLTEAFKYFLQGMGYMASSCMTRLSRSRTASLTSAASIDGNRSRSRTLSQSSESGTLPSGPPGHTMEVSC; this comes from the exons ATGGCGGAGCTGCAGGAGGTGCAGATCACAGAGGAGAAGCCGCTGTTGCCAGGGCAGACGCCCGAGGTGGCCAAG ACTCACTCTGTGGAGACACCTTATGGCTCTGTCACTTTTACTGTCTATGGCACCCCCAAACCCAAACGCCCAGCGATACTCACCTACCATGATGTGGGACTCAATT ATAAATCTTGCTTCCAGCCACTGTTTCAATTCGGAGATATGCAGGAAATCATTCAGAACTTCGTGCGAGTTCATGTGGATGCCCCTGGAATGGAAGAGGGGGCTCCTGTGTTCCCTTTGGG ATATCAGTACCCATCTCTGGACCAGCTGGCGGATATGATCCCTTGCATCCTGCAGTACTTAAA TTTTTCCACAATAATTGGAGTTGGTGTTGGAGCTGGGGCCTACATCCTGTCACGATATgct CTTACTCACCCGGATACAGTCGAAGGTCTTGTCCTCATCAACATTGATCCCAATGCCAAGGGCTGGATGGATTGGGCAGCCCACAAG CTAACAGGCCTCACCTCTTCCATTCCGGAGATGATCCTTGGACATCTCTTCAGCCAA GAGGAGTTGTCTGGAAATTCTGAGTTGATACAAAAGTACAGAAATATCATTACACATGCACCCAATCTGGAGAACATTGAACTGTACTGGAATAGCTACAACAA CCGCCGAGACCTGAACCTTGAGCGTGGAGGTGCTGTCACCCTCAA GTGCCCTGTGATGCTGGTGGTAGGAGACCAAGCACCCCATGAAGATGCAGTG GTGGAATGTAACTCAAAGCTGGACCCCACCCAGACCTCTTTTCTCAAG ATGGCTGACTCTGGAGGCCAGCCCCAGCTGACTCAG CCAGGCAAGCTGACCGAGGCCTTCAAGTACTTCCTGCAAGGCATGGGCTACA TGGCCTCATCCTGCATGACTCGCCTGTCACGATCGCGCACAGCCTCCCTGACCAGTGCAGCATCCATTGACGGCAACCGGTCCCGCTCTCGCACCCTGTCCCAGAGCAGCGAGTCTGGAACTCTCCCTTCAGGGCCTCCAGGGCATACCATGGAGGTCTCCTGTTGA
- the NDRG2 gene encoding protein NDRG2 isoform X1: MAELQEVQITEEKPLLPGQTPEVAKEAELAAGILLDQGQTHSVETPYGSVTFTVYGTPKPKRPAILTYHDVGLNYKSCFQPLFQFGDMQEIIQNFVRVHVDAPGMEEGAPVFPLGYQYPSLDQLADMIPCILQYLNFSTIIGVGVGAGAYILSRYALTHPDTVEGLVLINIDPNAKGWMDWAAHKLTGLTSSIPEMILGHLFSQEELSGNSELIQKYRNIITHAPNLENIELYWNSYNNRRDLNLERGGAVTLKCPVMLVVGDQAPHEDAVVECNSKLDPTQTSFLKMADSGGQPQLTQPGKLTEAFKYFLQGMGYMASSCMTRLSRSRTASLTSAASIDGNRSRSRTLSQSSESGTLPSGPPGHTMEVSC, translated from the exons ATGGCGGAGCTGCAGGAGGTGCAGATCACAGAGGAGAAGCCGCTGTTGCCAGGGCAGACGCCCGAGGTGGCCAAG GAGGCTGAGTTAGCTGCCGGAATCCTCCTGGACCAGGGACAG ACTCACTCTGTGGAGACACCTTATGGCTCTGTCACTTTTACTGTCTATGGCACCCCCAAACCCAAACGCCCAGCGATACTCACCTACCATGATGTGGGACTCAATT ATAAATCTTGCTTCCAGCCACTGTTTCAATTCGGAGATATGCAGGAAATCATTCAGAACTTCGTGCGAGTTCATGTGGATGCCCCTGGAATGGAAGAGGGGGCTCCTGTGTTCCCTTTGGG ATATCAGTACCCATCTCTGGACCAGCTGGCGGATATGATCCCTTGCATCCTGCAGTACTTAAA TTTTTCCACAATAATTGGAGTTGGTGTTGGAGCTGGGGCCTACATCCTGTCACGATATgct CTTACTCACCCGGATACAGTCGAAGGTCTTGTCCTCATCAACATTGATCCCAATGCCAAGGGCTGGATGGATTGGGCAGCCCACAAG CTAACAGGCCTCACCTCTTCCATTCCGGAGATGATCCTTGGACATCTCTTCAGCCAA GAGGAGTTGTCTGGAAATTCTGAGTTGATACAAAAGTACAGAAATATCATTACACATGCACCCAATCTGGAGAACATTGAACTGTACTGGAATAGCTACAACAA CCGCCGAGACCTGAACCTTGAGCGTGGAGGTGCTGTCACCCTCAA GTGCCCTGTGATGCTGGTGGTAGGAGACCAAGCACCCCATGAAGATGCAGTG GTGGAATGTAACTCAAAGCTGGACCCCACCCAGACCTCTTTTCTCAAG ATGGCTGACTCTGGAGGCCAGCCCCAGCTGACTCAG CCAGGCAAGCTGACCGAGGCCTTCAAGTACTTCCTGCAAGGCATGGGCTACA TGGCCTCATCCTGCATGACTCGCCTGTCACGATCGCGCACAGCCTCCCTGACCAGTGCAGCATCCATTGACGGCAACCGGTCCCGCTCTCGCACCCTGTCCCAGAGCAGCGAGTCTGGAACTCTCCCTTCAGGGCCTCCAGGGCATACCATGGAGGTCTCCTGTTGA
- the NDRG2 gene encoding protein NDRG2 isoform X3, which yields MAPPNPNAQRYSPTMMWDSIPLFQFGDMQEIIQNFVRVHVDAPGMEEGAPVFPLGYQYPSLDQLADMIPCILQYLNFSTIIGVGVGAGAYILSRYALTHPDTVEGLVLINIDPNAKGWMDWAAHKLTGLTSSIPEMILGHLFSQEELSGNSELIQKYRNIITHAPNLENIELYWNSYNNRRDLNLERGGAVTLKCPVMLVVGDQAPHEDAVVECNSKLDPTQTSFLKMADSGGQPQLTQPGKLTEAFKYFLQGMGYMASSCMTRLSRSRTASLTSAASIDGNRSRSRTLSQSSESGTLPSGPPGHTMEVSC from the exons ATGGCACCCCCAAACCCAAACGCCCAGCGATACTCACCTACCATGATGTGGGACTCAATT CCACTGTTTCAATTCGGAGATATGCAGGAAATCATTCAGAACTTCGTGCGAGTTCATGTGGATGCCCCTGGAATGGAAGAGGGGGCTCCTGTGTTCCCTTTGGG ATATCAGTACCCATCTCTGGACCAGCTGGCGGATATGATCCCTTGCATCCTGCAGTACTTAAA TTTTTCCACAATAATTGGAGTTGGTGTTGGAGCTGGGGCCTACATCCTGTCACGATATgct CTTACTCACCCGGATACAGTCGAAGGTCTTGTCCTCATCAACATTGATCCCAATGCCAAGGGCTGGATGGATTGGGCAGCCCACAAG CTAACAGGCCTCACCTCTTCCATTCCGGAGATGATCCTTGGACATCTCTTCAGCCAA GAGGAGTTGTCTGGAAATTCTGAGTTGATACAAAAGTACAGAAATATCATTACACATGCACCCAATCTGGAGAACATTGAACTGTACTGGAATAGCTACAACAA CCGCCGAGACCTGAACCTTGAGCGTGGAGGTGCTGTCACCCTCAA GTGCCCTGTGATGCTGGTGGTAGGAGACCAAGCACCCCATGAAGATGCAGTG GTGGAATGTAACTCAAAGCTGGACCCCACCCAGACCTCTTTTCTCAAG ATGGCTGACTCTGGAGGCCAGCCCCAGCTGACTCAG CCAGGCAAGCTGACCGAGGCCTTCAAGTACTTCCTGCAAGGCATGGGCTACA TGGCCTCATCCTGCATGACTCGCCTGTCACGATCGCGCACAGCCTCCCTGACCAGTGCAGCATCCATTGACGGCAACCGGTCCCGCTCTCGCACCCTGTCCCAGAGCAGCGAGTCTGGAACTCTCCCTTCAGGGCCTCCAGGGCATACCATGGAGGTCTCCTGTTGA